A stretch of the Solanum dulcamara chromosome 6, daSolDulc1.2, whole genome shotgun sequence genome encodes the following:
- the LOC129891959 gene encoding probable E3 ubiquitin-protein ligase ZFP1: MGERSRSHSNHFMDLGADQPSQAYIYPEPCMMYGSFTAFPHPNVHSIVPAPGNIGNFYVPHLPGHLEGALIYGMPPANGTQQWHHLTSVGAAFAPPSNYFYPYVAAPSSSTAFPFPVNHGLRDGVPVSGTQGSVGNNANNLDRNDPRMDSTRGSAKQKSVERNSGNLHHSDVAGPSTSAASVITTAHESGASSSDVSREHGGSDSETLLENAAPSASTDLPFPVDHGLRDGLPVSGTTEDSVSREDGGNYVGQSYQFPGNPWLNMPFHSSSSVAQPWAWSQAAPLPYLPGGAGGYVLGAGNMGMQGYQVPSSNGGLTSFMYPPIPQGPPQYHAHLPPNMQSMVGHTMSSPPQMTASPGRQLQLSSSNMGPLLPSGFRMYRPHQREFIRGTNTSHHNLPNGVAMLGVPGFRGVGVVIDQHRDMRLDVDRMSYEELLALGERIGNVNTGLSEEFIVTNMKTRIFLSTETLESVAAQDQKTVCVICQTDYKDHEKIGILDCGHEYHEDCIKKWLVVKNSCAICKSTALSTEKKDKDVVNTGGD; the protein is encoded by the exons ATGGGGGAAAGGAGTAGGTCCCACAGTAATCACTTCATGGATTTGGGAGCAGATCAGCCGAGTCAAGCATATATTTATCCAGAGCCTTGTATGATGTATGGGAGCTTTACAGCTTTTCCACATCCAAATGTCCACTCTATTGTACCAGCTCCAGGAAACATTGGTAATTTCTATGTGCCCCATCTACCAGGCCATCTAGAGGGTGCTTTAATTTATGGGATGCCACCGGCCAATGGGACTCAACAGTGGCATCATCTCACCAGTGTTGGCGCAGCATTTGCACCACCATCAAATTACTTTTACCCTTATGTGGCTGCTCCATCTTCATCTACAGCTTTTCCATTTCCAGTAAATCATGGGTTACGTGATGGGGTTCCAGTCTCAGGCACTCAGGGCAGTGTTGGAAATAACGCAAATAATTTAGATAGGAATGATCCTCGTATGGACAGTACCAGAGGGTCAGCTAAGCAAAAGAGTGTTGAACGCAACTCTGGAAATCTTCATCATTCTGATGTGGCTGGGCCTAGTACTTCCGCTGCCTCCGTCATAACAACAGCTCATGAATCAGGTGCTTCTTCCAGTGATGTATCACGCGAGCATGGAGGGAGCGACTCAGAAACACTGCTTGAAAATGCAGCTCCATCTGCATCTACAGATTTGCCATTTCCAGTAGATCATGGGTTACGTGATGGGCTTCCAGTCTCAGGCACTACAGAGGATTCTGTATCACGTGAGGATGGAGGTAACTATGTAGGTCAATCCTATCAGTTTCCAGGCAATCCATGGTTAAACATGCCTTTCCATAGCAGCAGCAGTGTGGCTCAACCTTGGGCCTGGAGCCAGGCTGCTCCTTTACCCTATCTGCCCG GTGGTGCCGGAGGCTATGTACTAGGTGCTGGAAACATGGGTATGCAAGGTTATCAAGTACCTTCCAGCAATGGgggtttgactagttttatgtATCCACCCATTCCTCAAGGACCACCGCAGTACCATGCTCATCTGCCACCTAATATGCAAAGTATGGTAGGCCACACAATGAGCTCCCCTCCTCAGATGACAGCATCTCCAGGCAGACAACTACAACTTAGTTCGTCCAATATGGGACCCTTGCTGCCGTCTGGCTTTAGAATGTACAGACCTCATCAAAGGGAATTCATACGTGGAACAAATACTAGTCACCACAACCTCCCTAAC GGAGTGGCAATGCTGGGTGTTCCAGGGTTCCGTGGAGTGGGTGTTGTTATTGATCAGCACAGAGATATGCGTTTGGACGTTGATCGCATGTCCTATGAG GAGCTTCTTGCGTTGGGGGAGCGAATTGGCAATGTGAATACTGGTTTATCTGAGGAATTCATTGTTACCAATATGAAAACGAGAATATTTTTGTCTACCGAAACTCTTGAAAGTGTTGCAGCTCAAGATCAGAAAACTGTCTGTGTCATATGCCAG ACTGATTACAAAGACCATGAAAAGATTGGCATTCTTGACTGTGGGCACGAGTATCATGAAGATTGTATAAAGAAGTGGTTAGTTGTGAAGAATAGCTGTGCTATATGCAAATCTACAGCATTGTCTACCGAGAAAAAGGACAAGGACGTTGTGAATACAGGAGGCGATTGA